One window of Atribacter laminatus genomic DNA carries:
- a CDS encoding metal-sensing transcriptional repressor yields MTGRRATPNKSLKLLNNARGQLDAVVRLIHDDAAHVDILKQILATISLLRRSHTEILKKYLEECLDEDNPKGNGENRAKVLAEIMKYMEKNF; encoded by the coding sequence ATGACAGGACGAAGAGCCACACCTAATAAAAGTTTAAAATTATTGAATAATGCGCGAGGGCAACTCGATGCTGTTGTTCGTCTTATTCATGACGATGCAGCTCATGTTGATATTTTAAAACAAATATTGGCAACTATTTCACTGCTCCGTCGTTCTCACACTGAAATTTTAAAAAAATACCTGGAGGAATGTCTAGACGAAGATAACCCGAAGGGAAACGGTGAAAACCGAGCTAAAGTTTTGGCAGAAATTATGAAATACATGGAAAAGAATTTTTGA
- a CDS encoding GH36-type glycosyl hydrolase domain-containing protein, translating to MKVGNKANRSSFRRLRDRFLDKGLTRKTIGEEVPLRSELLSSDQMKQHGKRLAASHTISPERIPDQHLKRLAENERVLIETYNLLVAAVKKNPRIAPAEEWLLDNFYLIEEQIRTAKKYLPKKYSQELPRLLNGPSARLPRVYDIALEIILHGDGRVDMESLVNFVTAYQTVNELYLGELWAIPIMLRLTLIENLRRVAARISARRINLDLANYWADRMMEISEKDPKNLILVIADMARSNPPMDSSFVAEFTHRLQGQSPALALPLTWIEQRLTESGLTIELLVRSENQQQAADQVSMSNSIGSLRLLGAMDWREFVETMSIVDRVLWEDPSGVYGKMDFNTRDHYRHVVEKIAKSSHCSESEVARKTIQLAQKGASKKDKDDQTAHVGYYLIDKGLPQLERIMGVHLSLPVVFGRIIRRFSLFFYLGTIILMTGIFTWCLLYLTHANVLTGWLLSLTGVLSLLGTSQLGIALTNWLISLLVKPHSLPRMDFSKGIPPESCTLVVIPTMLTSVHNIEDLIEALEVRYLANFDQNIHFCLLTDFLDAKEETMPDDKALLQAARQGIEALIEKYRDTKGGHFFLLHRPRRWNPTEKIWMGYERKRGKLIALNSFLRGGAKDRFSMIIGRIEILHKIKYVITLDTDTQLPRDSARQYVGTMTHPLNCAQYNEERRLITRGYGVLQPRVDPSLPGSSRSWYARFCSSEPGIDPYTRVVSDIYQDLFGEGSFIGKGIYDVDVFNQVFDGRFPENRILSHDLLEGCYARAGLLSDVQLYEEYPSRYSSDVSRRHRWIRGDWQIASWLLPHVPSFGNHREKNPLSRLSRWKILDNLRRSLIPSTMMLLFLLGWTVLSLSWFWSLAIIGIFLIPSLVSSVFEIFRKPKDVLFLQHLISTFYLTVKRFTQATFTFIFLPYEAFFSLDAILRTAWRLLVTHQKLLEWNPSSNPHLNTSNLTSHYREMWVAPISAFAIATYLVLSKPTMLLVAGPILTLWFVSPIIAWWISQPFVPRSHQLTTKQTLFLRKLSRKTWAFFENYVGIEDHWLPPDNYQEHLTAEVAHRTSPTNIGLALLANLAAYDFGYLPTGQLIGRIESTFITMESLERYRGHFYNWYDTLSLQPLPPLYISTVDSGNLAGHLLTLRSGLSTLPDHKILSTQWLDGLNDTLNVLMDIGGELVSHQFTEFKGNLTSVSDLSTMTLTSAWHCIDRLAESATEAINHLEIDSENEIMWWANALVRQCRNLLDELTYFVPWILIPSVFKKFSNISGLNEIPTLRELTSFPAKYSKAIENQYVLINTLEERKWLDELQRLIIESSERARARMNSIDRLVRQSSELAHMEYDFLYDKDRHLLAIGYSVSEHRQDSSFYDLLASEARLGNFVAIAQGQLPQESWFALGRLLTNTGREPVLVSWSGSMFEYLMPLLVMPTYENTLLDQTYRGAVERQIQYGKKRGVPWGISESCYNSIDARLNYQYRAFGVPGLGLKRGLVDDLVIAPYASILALMVAPEEACLNLEQLATKGFLGKFGFYEAIDYTPSRQHPGQSSTAVRSFMTHHLGMSILSLSNTLLDRPMQKRFESDPMFQATMLLLQERVPKASAVYSHTTGLSDLLATSSSMEAPIRVFDSPDTPFPEVQLLSNGRYHVMVTNAGGGYSRWNDITVTRWREDVTRDNWGTFCYIRDVASGDFWSATFQPTLKRAKNYEVIFSDARAEFRCLNRTFETHTEITVSPEDDIELRRIRITNRSRMRKSIDVTSYAEVVLASAAADELHPAFSNLFVQTEINHPQQAILCTRRPRSTDEHPPWMFHLMVVHGAEVGDISYETDRMRFIGRGNTIVDPAAMHDLSALSNSQGSVIDPIVAIRHGIMLDPGESVMIYIITGVGETRDEVLSLVEKYQDQSLADRAFDLAWTHSQVVLRQINATESDAQIYGHLASSIIYANSSLRADPSILSKNHRGQSGLWGYSISGDLPIVLVRIGDPAHIELVRQLVQAHAYWRLKGLVVDLVIWNEDHSGYRQLLHDQIMGLIAAGLEANLTDRPGGIFVRITDQLSNEDRIMFQTVARVIINDDRGTLAEQINRYRFVESIIPPFSRVKRPTVKSSPSAELPHRDLIFFNGFGGFTPDGREYIITTKHKRLTPAPWVNVLSNPTFGTVISESGSSYTWGENAHEFRLSPWHNDPVVDASGEAWYIRDEESGRFWSPTPLPSRGTRPYISRHGFGYCVFEHIERGIHSEMWVYVALNAPIKFTVLKIRNKSGRNRRLSATGFVEWVLGDLKTKTTMHLITEVDPSSGALFARNPYHTEFAERVAFFSVDDSSRTFTCDRNEFLGRNGTYQNPAAMNRKRLSGKVGAALDPCAAIQVTFELIDGQEREFVFTLGMGQDANDASQLVQRFRESDAARGELESVWQYWNHTLGAINVNTPDPALNILTNGWLLYQTVACRLWARTGYYQSGGAFGFRDQLQDVMALIHTEPGLVREHLLRCAARQFREGDVQHWWHPPSGRGVRTHCSDDYLWLPLVTSRYVLNTGDIGVLDESLPFIEGRPVKDEEDSYYDLPERSEETASLYEHCVRAILRGLRFGEHGLPLIGSGDWNDGMNLVGIQGKGESVWLGFFLYDVLTQFAEVARRHNDISFAERCRSEAIRVRLNIEQHGWDGQWYRRAFFDDGTVLGSSNSLECQIDSIAQSWSVLSGAGDVERSQTAMKSVNQRLVHRDQALIQLLNPPFDKSNLNPGYIKGYVPGVRENGGQYTHGAIWVVMAFAAMGDQQHTWELFSIINPINHGKTQDEINIYKVEPYAVAADVYALPPHAGRGGWSWYTGSAGWMYQLIVESILGLRLDADKLRFVPCFPVDWKQFIVHYRYRETVYHITIICSSGEMRVIVDGIEQPDQFILLIDDHQEHSVEVMVPGSKDREDCTIQ from the coding sequence ATGAAGGTGGGTAATAAAGCAAACCGGTCATCCTTTCGCCGTCTAAGGGATCGTTTTTTGGATAAAGGTCTGACGAGAAAAACCATCGGCGAAGAAGTGCCATTACGATCTGAATTACTCAGCAGTGATCAAATGAAACAGCATGGCAAAAGACTCGCCGCCTCACACACTATAAGTCCAGAACGAATTCCTGACCAGCATCTGAAACGCTTAGCCGAAAATGAAAGGGTCCTGATTGAGACATATAATCTGCTGGTAGCAGCGGTCAAGAAAAATCCCCGGATTGCTCCCGCCGAGGAATGGCTCCTCGATAATTTCTATCTCATTGAAGAACAGATTCGTACCGCCAAAAAATATTTACCCAAAAAATATAGCCAAGAATTACCACGCTTGCTCAATGGTCCATCGGCTAGGCTTCCTCGGGTGTACGATATTGCTTTGGAAATCATCCTACATGGCGATGGACGGGTAGACATGGAAAGTCTCGTTAATTTCGTCACTGCCTACCAGACCGTTAATGAATTATATTTAGGCGAGTTATGGGCAATTCCTATAATGCTTCGTCTGACCTTGATCGAGAATCTACGACGAGTTGCGGCTCGAATCAGCGCTCGTAGGATCAACCTGGATCTGGCAAATTATTGGGCTGACCGCATGATGGAGATTTCGGAGAAAGATCCGAAGAATCTAATTCTGGTGATCGCAGATATGGCTCGGTCGAACCCACCGATGGATAGCTCTTTTGTCGCGGAATTCACTCATCGATTGCAAGGCCAAAGCCCCGCTCTCGCATTGCCTCTCACCTGGATTGAACAACGGCTTACTGAATCTGGGTTAACTATAGAGCTGTTAGTGCGATCAGAAAATCAACAACAAGCCGCTGACCAGGTGTCTATGAGTAACAGCATTGGTTCTCTACGATTGTTAGGAGCAATGGACTGGCGCGAGTTCGTCGAGACTATGAGTATAGTAGATCGGGTGTTGTGGGAGGATCCGAGTGGAGTCTATGGAAAAATGGACTTTAACACCCGCGATCATTACCGTCATGTCGTGGAGAAGATTGCTAAAAGCAGCCATTGCTCCGAGAGCGAGGTGGCGCGCAAAACAATACAACTGGCACAAAAGGGTGCTTCCAAGAAAGATAAAGACGATCAAACGGCTCATGTTGGGTACTACTTAATCGATAAGGGGTTACCGCAGCTCGAACGGATAATGGGAGTGCACTTATCCCTCCCGGTAGTTTTTGGGCGGATAATCCGTCGGTTTTCGTTATTCTTCTATCTTGGAACCATCATCCTAATGACAGGAATTTTTACCTGGTGCTTATTGTATCTTACACATGCCAATGTACTAACCGGCTGGCTCCTTTCGTTGACCGGAGTTCTCTCTCTCTTGGGCACCAGTCAACTCGGGATAGCCTTGACGAACTGGTTAATTTCCTTGCTGGTGAAGCCCCATTCATTACCACGAATGGATTTTTCGAAAGGAATCCCACCGGAATCATGTACTCTGGTGGTTATTCCCACCATGCTCACTAGCGTCCACAATATCGAGGATCTCATCGAGGCACTCGAGGTCCGATATTTAGCCAACTTTGACCAAAATATTCACTTTTGTCTGTTAACCGATTTTCTTGACGCAAAAGAGGAAACCATGCCGGATGATAAAGCGTTGCTGCAAGCAGCTCGGCAGGGAATCGAAGCATTGATTGAAAAATATCGTGATACAAAAGGCGGTCACTTTTTCCTTCTCCATCGCCCCCGACGGTGGAATCCTACTGAAAAGATATGGATGGGTTACGAACGGAAACGGGGGAAGCTCATAGCATTGAACTCGTTTCTGCGAGGTGGAGCAAAAGACCGTTTCTCAATGATTATTGGTAGAATTGAAATCTTACATAAAATAAAATATGTCATTACCCTTGACACTGATACCCAACTCCCTCGCGATTCGGCACGACAGTATGTAGGTACTATGACACATCCACTGAATTGTGCCCAATACAATGAAGAAAGACGGCTTATCACCAGGGGGTACGGAGTTCTTCAACCGCGGGTAGATCCAAGTTTGCCTGGTTCGAGTCGGTCATGGTATGCGCGATTCTGCTCCAGCGAACCGGGTATTGATCCCTATACTCGTGTTGTTTCCGACATTTACCAAGATTTGTTCGGTGAAGGCTCATTCATTGGCAAGGGGATCTATGATGTCGATGTGTTCAATCAAGTGTTCGATGGTCGCTTTCCTGAAAACCGGATTCTGAGCCACGACCTCTTAGAAGGTTGCTACGCGCGGGCGGGTTTATTAAGTGATGTGCAGTTGTATGAAGAATATCCATCACGCTATAGCTCGGACGTGAGCCGGCGGCATCGTTGGATTCGTGGCGATTGGCAGATTGCCTCGTGGCTGCTGCCACACGTCCCCAGCTTCGGCAACCACCGAGAGAAAAATCCGCTCTCGAGACTTTCCCGGTGGAAAATCCTCGACAATCTTCGTCGCAGTCTCATCCCCTCAACCATGATGCTGTTATTCCTTCTTGGCTGGACAGTCTTGTCGCTATCCTGGTTTTGGTCTTTGGCAATTATCGGGATTTTTTTAATTCCGTCTTTGGTTTCATCGGTTTTTGAAATATTCCGAAAACCAAAGGATGTGCTCTTTCTGCAGCATCTCATTTCCACCTTCTATTTGACTGTTAAACGCTTCACCCAGGCAACATTTACATTCATTTTTTTACCATACGAAGCTTTTTTCAGTCTGGATGCGATTTTACGTACTGCCTGGCGGTTGCTGGTCACCCATCAAAAGCTCCTTGAATGGAATCCATCGAGCAATCCACATCTCAATACGTCAAATCTAACTAGCCATTACCGGGAAATGTGGGTCGCTCCGATCAGTGCCTTTGCCATAGCGACCTACCTGGTGCTTTCTAAGCCAACTATGTTGTTAGTAGCCGGGCCTATACTGACACTCTGGTTTGTTTCCCCGATTATTGCCTGGTGGATCAGCCAACCTTTTGTTCCCCGCTCACATCAGCTCACAACCAAACAAACCTTATTTCTCCGAAAGCTTTCTAGAAAAACCTGGGCGTTTTTCGAAAATTACGTTGGTATTGAAGATCATTGGCTACCGCCAGATAATTATCAGGAGCATCTCACTGCGGAGGTTGCACACCGCACATCACCAACCAACATAGGGCTCGCACTTCTTGCGAATTTAGCCGCATATGACTTTGGTTATCTTCCGACTGGGCAACTCATAGGCCGTATAGAAAGCACTTTCATCACCATGGAATCCCTGGAACGTTACCGGGGTCACTTTTATAACTGGTACGACACCCTGTCCCTTCAACCACTTCCTCCACTCTATATTTCAACCGTTGATAGTGGAAACCTCGCTGGTCATCTATTGACGTTGCGTTCAGGCCTATCCACTCTTCCCGATCATAAGATACTAAGCACCCAATGGTTAGATGGTCTCAATGACACGCTCAATGTTTTAATGGACATCGGGGGTGAGTTGGTCTCCCATCAGTTTACAGAATTTAAGGGGAATTTAACCTCAGTGTCTGATCTATCAACCATGACGCTCACATCAGCTTGGCATTGTATTGATCGACTGGCGGAATCAGCGACTGAGGCAATTAATCATTTGGAGATAGACTCAGAAAACGAGATAATGTGGTGGGCAAATGCTTTAGTCCGTCAATGTCGAAACCTCCTTGATGAGTTGACATATTTTGTTCCCTGGATATTGATTCCGTCAGTATTCAAAAAGTTTAGCAACATTTCTGGTTTGAATGAAATCCCAACACTTCGTGAATTAACCAGCTTCCCGGCAAAGTATTCGAAAGCAATCGAAAACCAATACGTCTTGATTAACACTCTCGAGGAACGTAAATGGCTTGATGAGCTTCAAAGGCTCATAATAGAATCAAGCGAACGTGCTAGGGCAAGAATGAATAGTATTGATCGTCTGGTTCGACAATCCAGCGAGCTCGCCCACATGGAATATGACTTCCTGTACGACAAGGACCGGCATTTATTAGCAATTGGGTATAGTGTAAGCGAACATCGACAGGATTCGAGTTTTTATGATCTGCTGGCTTCTGAAGCCAGATTGGGAAATTTCGTGGCAATTGCCCAGGGACAATTGCCACAGGAGAGCTGGTTCGCTCTGGGACGCCTTCTTACTAACACCGGAAGAGAACCGGTTCTCGTTTCATGGAGTGGTTCAATGTTCGAATACCTCATGCCGCTCCTGGTTATGCCGACTTATGAAAACACCTTACTCGACCAAACCTACCGGGGAGCCGTTGAAAGACAAATTCAATATGGAAAAAAACGGGGAGTTCCATGGGGTATTTCGGAGTCATGTTACAATTCAATTGACGCTCGTCTCAACTATCAGTACCGTGCGTTTGGTGTCCCCGGTCTGGGTCTCAAGCGTGGTCTCGTTGATGATTTGGTTATTGCACCCTATGCATCTATTCTTGCGTTAATGGTTGCACCAGAGGAGGCTTGTCTGAACCTCGAGCAGCTCGCTACCAAAGGGTTTTTAGGAAAATTCGGTTTTTATGAAGCCATCGACTACACACCTTCTCGTCAACATCCCGGTCAATCAAGTACCGCAGTCCGTTCCTTCATGACCCATCATCTGGGTATGAGTATCCTCTCTCTGTCCAATACACTCCTCGATCGTCCGATGCAGAAGCGATTTGAGTCGGACCCAATGTTCCAGGCCACAATGCTTCTGCTCCAAGAACGTGTTCCAAAGGCCTCAGCTGTCTATAGCCATACCACCGGCTTATCCGATTTATTAGCAACCTCCAGTAGCATGGAAGCACCGATACGTGTTTTTGATAGTCCCGATACACCATTTCCAGAAGTGCAGTTGTTGTCGAACGGCAGATACCATGTGATGGTTACCAATGCCGGTGGCGGTTACAGCCGCTGGAATGACATAACCGTCACCCGCTGGCGTGAAGACGTCACCCGCGATAATTGGGGTACGTTCTGCTACATCCGTGATGTAGCCAGTGGAGATTTCTGGTCAGCTACCTTTCAACCGACACTGAAACGAGCGAAGAATTATGAAGTTATTTTTTCTGATGCCCGGGCAGAGTTCCGCTGCCTTAATCGAACTTTCGAAACCCATACTGAAATCACAGTTTCACCGGAGGATGATATCGAGCTGAGACGAATCCGCATCACCAACCGTTCCCGGATGCGAAAATCAATCGATGTCACCAGTTATGCTGAGGTTGTTCTCGCGTCGGCTGCAGCTGATGAGTTGCACCCGGCATTTAGTAATCTTTTTGTTCAGACAGAGATTAACCACCCACAGCAAGCTATTTTATGTACACGGAGACCTCGCTCAACCGACGAACATCCTCCCTGGATGTTTCACCTGATGGTCGTACATGGGGCAGAAGTCGGAGATATATCCTATGAAACCGATCGTATGCGATTTATTGGACGTGGAAACACCATCGTTGATCCAGCGGCGATGCACGATTTATCGGCACTTTCGAATAGCCAGGGTTCTGTCATCGACCCGATTGTCGCAATCCGGCATGGGATTATGCTCGATCCAGGAGAATCGGTAATGATATATATTATAACTGGAGTCGGGGAAACCCGTGATGAAGTTTTAAGCTTGGTAGAAAAATACCAGGACCAGTCTCTCGCCGACCGTGCTTTTGACCTTGCCTGGACCCATAGTCAGGTGGTTCTGCGGCAAATCAATGCTACTGAGTCCGACGCTCAAATTTATGGGCACCTTGCCAGCTCCATAATCTACGCTAATTCCTCCTTACGTGCCGATCCGAGCATTCTCAGCAAAAATCACCGCGGTCAATCCGGTTTGTGGGGTTACTCCATATCCGGGGATTTACCCATTGTGCTAGTACGGATTGGAGATCCGGCACATATTGAACTGGTACGTCAACTTGTCCAAGCCCATGCGTATTGGCGATTAAAGGGATTAGTAGTGGATCTGGTGATCTGGAATGAAGATCACTCTGGTTACCGGCAACTGCTTCACGATCAGATCATGGGTCTGATTGCTGCCGGTCTCGAAGCTAATTTAACCGATCGTCCGGGTGGTATTTTTGTTAGAATCACCGACCAATTATCGAATGAAGATCGTATCATGTTCCAAACGGTTGCTCGCGTTATTATCAACGATGATCGTGGGACACTGGCAGAGCAAATCAACCGTTACCGATTTGTAGAATCGATCATTCCTCCATTCTCGAGAGTGAAACGACCTACCGTCAAATCCTCTCCATCGGCTGAATTGCCTCACCGAGATCTGATCTTCTTCAATGGGTTTGGAGGGTTCACTCCCGATGGTCGCGAATATATTATTACCACCAAGCATAAACGATTAACACCAGCACCTTGGGTGAATGTACTGTCAAATCCCACTTTTGGAACTGTTATTTCCGAAAGTGGTTCATCCTATACCTGGGGCGAGAACGCTCATGAATTTCGGCTCAGTCCCTGGCACAACGATCCGGTGGTTGATGCAAGTGGAGAAGCCTGGTATATTCGTGATGAAGAAAGCGGACGCTTCTGGTCACCCACACCACTTCCCAGTCGGGGCACTAGACCGTATATCAGCCGTCATGGTTTTGGTTACTGTGTCTTCGAACATATTGAAAGAGGCATCCACTCCGAGATGTGGGTTTACGTGGCGCTGAATGCACCAATCAAGTTCACGGTGTTGAAAATTCGGAACAAATCAGGTCGAAACCGGCGTCTTTCTGCTACCGGATTTGTAGAATGGGTTTTGGGAGATCTGAAGACGAAAACGACCATGCATCTGATCACTGAAGTTGATCCCAGTAGCGGAGCACTCTTTGCCCGTAACCCTTACCATACCGAGTTCGCTGAACGAGTTGCCTTTTTCAGTGTGGACGATTCATCTCGGACATTTACTTGTGATCGTAATGAATTTCTGGGACGGAATGGTACCTATCAAAATCCTGCAGCCATGAACCGAAAAAGACTTTCTGGAAAAGTGGGAGCTGCACTGGATCCATGTGCTGCTATTCAGGTAACTTTCGAGCTGATAGACGGACAAGAGCGTGAATTTGTCTTCACATTGGGAATGGGACAGGATGCCAATGATGCCAGCCAATTAGTACAACGTTTTCGGGAATCTGACGCTGCACGAGGCGAACTCGAATCAGTATGGCAGTATTGGAATCACACTCTGGGAGCAATTAACGTAAATACGCCTGATCCAGCTCTCAATATCCTGACTAATGGCTGGCTCTTATACCAGACCGTAGCTTGTCGGTTATGGGCGCGTACCGGTTATTATCAGTCAGGGGGAGCCTTTGGCTTTCGTGATCAACTCCAGGATGTGATGGCGCTCATTCACACTGAGCCAGGTTTGGTTCGTGAACACTTGCTTCGTTGTGCGGCTCGACAATTCCGGGAGGGAGATGTCCAGCACTGGTGGCACCCCCCCTCAGGCCGAGGTGTTCGAACCCATTGTTCAGACGATTATCTCTGGTTACCACTGGTAACCAGCCGTTATGTTTTGAACACGGGAGACATAGGCGTGCTGGATGAATCTCTCCCCTTCATCGAAGGCCGCCCAGTAAAAGATGAGGAAGATTCCTATTATGATCTGCCCGAACGATCTGAGGAAACCGCCAGCCTATACGAACATTGTGTGCGAGCTATCCTGAGAGGTTTACGTTTTGGTGAACATGGATTACCACTGATTGGTTCCGGTGATTGGAACGATGGCATGAACCTAGTAGGTATTCAAGGGAAAGGTGAAAGCGTCTGGCTCGGATTTTTTCTATATGATGTGCTCACTCAGTTCGCCGAGGTTGCCCGCAGGCATAACGACATCTCCTTTGCCGAACGTTGTAGGAGCGAGGCGATTCGTGTACGTTTGAATATCGAACAACATGGCTGGGATGGACAATGGTACCGTCGTGCATTCTTTGACGATGGAACAGTGCTTGGTTCATCAAACAGCCTTGAATGCCAGATTGATTCGATTGCACAAAGTTGGTCTGTTCTCTCTGGAGCGGGTGATGTTGAGCGGTCACAGACTGCTATGAAATCGGTAAACCAGCGTCTGGTTCACCGTGACCAAGCTCTGATACAACTTTTGAACCCCCCGTTTGATAAATCGAATTTAAATCCTGGTTACATAAAAGGGTACGTTCCGGGAGTGAGGGAAAATGGCGGGCAATACACTCATGGAGCAATCTGGGTGGTTATGGCATTCGCTGCCATGGGTGACCAACAACATACTTGGGAATTATTTTCTATCATCAATCCCATAAACCACGGAAAAACTCAGGATGAAATAAATATATACAAAGTAGAACCTTATGCGGTAGCTGCTGACGTTTATGCGCTCCCACCTCATGCTGGCCGAGGGGGTTGGTCGTGGTACACGGGTTCAGCAGGTTGGATGTATCAGTTGATAGTGGAGTCAATCTTAGGGTTGAGGCTTGATGCGGATAAACTTCGCTTTGTACCCTGTTTCCCGGTAGATTGGAAACAATTTATAGTCCATTATAGGTATCGAGAAACGGTTTATCATATCACCATAATATGTTCTTCAGGCGAAATGAGGGTGATAGTTGACGGTATTGAGCAACCCGACCAATTTATTCTCTTGATTGACGACCACCAAGAGCATTCGGTTGAGGTAATGGTTCCCGGATCAAAAGATAGAGAAGATTGCACTATCCAATAA
- a CDS encoding secondary thiamine-phosphate synthase enzyme YjbQ: MFTEIQLQTQRQEEFVSITRLLREVVKNSGTKEGIAIIQIPHTTAGVTINESADPDVVNDIVRTLKVMVPDRFDYLHREGNSPAHIKASLMGSSALVIIKEGDLMLGTWQGVFFCEFDGPRSRKIWVKII, translated from the coding sequence GTGTTTACCGAAATTCAACTGCAAACTCAGAGGCAAGAAGAATTTGTTTCCATAACAAGATTATTACGTGAAGTAGTAAAAAATTCGGGAACTAAAGAGGGCATAGCAATTATTCAGATTCCCCACACAACAGCGGGAGTAACCATTAATGAAAGTGCCGACCCTGATGTAGTGAATGATATTGTAAGAACGCTAAAAGTTATGGTTCCTGATCGCTTCGATTATTTACATCGAGAAGGAAATTCTCCAGCACACATAAAAGCCTCTTTAATGGGGTCTTCAGCGCTGGTTATTATAAAGGAGGGCGATTTAATGCTTGGAACTTGGCAAGGAGTATTTTTCTGTGAATTTGATGGTCCTCGTTCAAGGAAAATTTGGGTGAAAATAATATGA
- a CDS encoding DUF362 domain-containing protein — protein MSSPVLFVSLRADNERNSVLKKVKKMTGQLLDKRLNSGDLVAVKLHFGERGNHGFIQPVFLRYIVEEVKERGGKPFLTDTNTLYTGFRHNAVDHLETATFHGFHYATVPAPLIIADGLRGSDYSEIEINQKLFKKVKIASAVHEADFLLVVTHVKGHVEAGLGGSIKNIGMGCVARSGKQMQHGETFIPDPDPQKCIGCRRCITHCPTQALSLDKNHKAKVQKDLCIGCAECVVYCPTGAIAISWTSSASLLQERMVEHAFGVLKDKMTKCLFINFLTDISPDCDCCDWHDASLVPDIGILGSHDLVAIDLASADLINRSIGLRDSSLSHAFQGGQDKFLDVHPIANWRTQIDYAQSIGLGSTDYSLKEVK, from the coding sequence ATGTCGTCTCCCGTTCTGTTTGTTAGTTTAAGAGCTGATAATGAAAGAAATTCGGTTCTCAAGAAAGTCAAGAAAATGACCGGTCAGCTCCTTGATAAACGCTTAAATTCTGGTGATTTGGTTGCTGTTAAGCTCCATTTTGGAGAAAGAGGAAACCATGGTTTTATCCAACCGGTTTTTTTACGCTATATAGTTGAAGAAGTGAAAGAAAGGGGAGGGAAGCCTTTCCTTACCGATACCAATACTCTTTATACCGGTTTTCGTCATAATGCGGTTGATCACCTGGAAACTGCAACATTTCATGGATTCCATTATGCAACAGTTCCTGCTCCCCTTATCATCGCTGACGGTCTCCGCGGAAGTGATTATTCTGAAATTGAAATTAATCAAAAACTCTTTAAAAAAGTTAAGATTGCTTCGGCAGTCCATGAAGCTGATTTTTTGCTGGTTGTAACCCATGTAAAAGGACATGTTGAAGCCGGATTAGGTGGATCCATCAAGAACATCGGGATGGGTTGTGTTGCTCGTTCCGGAAAGCAGATGCAACATGGAGAAACTTTCATTCCTGATCCCGATCCGCAAAAATGCATTGGGTGTCGGCGCTGTATCACTCATTGTCCAACCCAAGCTCTTTCCCTTGATAAAAATCATAAAGCAAAAGTTCAAAAAGACCTTTGTATTGGTTGTGCTGAATGTGTTGTTTACTGTCCAACTGGTGCCATCGCTATCTCCTGGACATCGTCAGCATCTCTTTTGCAAGAAAGAATGGTTGAGCATGCCTTTGGGGTCTTAAAAGATAAAATGACCAAGTGTCTCTTTATTAATTTTTTAACTGATATTAGCCCCGATTGTGATTGCTGTGATTGGCATGATGCTAGTTTGGTTCCCGATATCGGTATTTTAGGGAGTCATGATTTGGTGGCTATCGATCTGGCTTCAGCCGATCTCATTAACCGCTCGATAGGACTTCGAGATTCATCGCTTAGCCATGCATTTCAAGGTGGTCAGGATAAGTTCCTCGACGTCCACCCTATTGCGAATTGGCGGACTCAGATTGATTATGCTCAGTCTATTGGTTTAGGGAGCACCGATTATTCGTTGAAGGAAGTAAAATAG